One genomic window of Ziziphus jujuba cultivar Dongzao chromosome 4, ASM3175591v1 includes the following:
- the LOC132803560 gene encoding uncharacterized mitochondrial protein AtMg00810-like, which produces MDSSLFIFRQLSLIIWVLIYVDDILISGSDSSAITRFIAQLNSLFSLKDLGPLSFSLGIKVYGNSTGLYLSQAKYIRELLAKTSMLECKTSPTPASTSVQLGKDIGASFSDKLLYRSTIGTLQYLLLTRPDLAFIINKLSQFMQAPTEVHWAACKCVLHYLKGTIQLGLHIRSSLRSSLYGYTDANWASNVDDRRSTGGCCVYLNDNLVSWSSRKQHVVARSSMESEYRALAHGIDELAWIQSLLNELCVPVSHPPILLCDNMSARSLASNPVFHVRTKHIEIDVHFVRDKVFQQLLQVNYFHSTGQVANIFTKVLSIEGICFSEIN; this is translated from the coding sequence ATGGATTCATCTCTATTCATCTTCCGTCAATTAAGCCTGATCATTTGGGTTCTTATTTATGTGGACGACATCCTTATTAGTGGCAGTGACTCCAGTGCTATTACCCGATTTATTGctcagctcaattccttgttTTCTCTAAAAGATTTAGGACCTTTATCATTTTCCCTAGGTATCAAAGTCTATGGAAACTCTACTGGTTTATATTTGTCCCAAGCTAAATATATACGTGAGCTTCTTGCCAAAACCAGCATGCTTGAGTGCAAGACAAGTCCTACACCTGCATCTACTTCGGTTCAACTTGGTAAGGACATTGGTGCTTCTTTTTCAGATAAGCTGCTCTACCGAAGTACCATTGGCACTTTACAATATCTGCTACTTACCCGGCCTGACTTGGCATTTATCATCAACAAACTGAGCCAATTCATGCAAGCTCCAACTGAAGTTCATTGGGCTGCTTGTAAATGTGTTTTGCATTATTTAAAGGGGACCATTCAGCTGGGTCTTCATATTCGGTCTTCTCTGCGGTCTTCTCTTTATGGTTATACTGATGCCAATTGGGCATCTAATGTCGATGATCGGCGATCGACAGGAGGTTGTTGTGTTTATCTTAATGATAATCTGGTTTCTTGGTCCTCACGCAAACAACATGTTGTGGCACGTTCCAGTATGGAATCCGAGTATCGTGCCTTGGCTCATGGGATTGACGAGCTTGCATGGATTCAATCTCTCCTCAATGAACTCTGCGTACCTGTGTCTCACCCTCCTATTCTTTTGTGTGACAATATGAGTGCTCGCTCTTTGGCTTCCAATCCCGTTTTTCATGTCCGCACGAAACACATTGAAATCGATGTGCATTTTGTCCGAGATAAAGTGTTTCAGCAGCTATTACAGGTTAATTATTTTCATAGTACTGGTCAGGTAGCAAACATTTTCACCAAAGTGCTCTCCATTGAAGGTATTTGTTTCTCCGAGATAAACTGA
- the LOC132803561 gene encoding uncharacterized protein LOC132803561 — protein MEVLPYLFRVRANQFPDIFDPSFEVLDGGFWVYIEQCHGKFIDNPSKFQFSYAMQEYVLGIRMKESKPWKYVNHLLIPLNKRNIHWVVGHVDLKERRMTVYDSDKAGNRYKGQIYFQKLCIMLPYLLRSASFYEQRPDLVDSVDEFTCELAQNTPQQSNGGDCGIFTLKTIKFLHARLPLTFTQDNMEFFRKKYAYEVYNKELSI, from the exons atggaagtcctgccttacctatttcgtgtacgtgccaatcaatttcctgatatttttgatcctagttttgaggtgctagatggaggattttgg gtatacattgagcaatGTCATGGAAAGTTCATCGacaatccatctaagttccaattctcatacgcaatgcaagaatatgtgctggggattcgaatgaaggagtccaagccatggaaatacgtaaatcat ttgttgattccactaaacaagcgcaacatacattgggtggtagggcacgtggacttaAAAGAGCGTCGCATGACTGTATATGATTCAGATAAGGCTGGTAACCGATACAAGggacaaatttatttccagaaattatgcataatgttaccatatttactgcggtctgcatccttttatgagcagcggccggatcttgtagactccgttgacgagtttacatgtgaattggcacaaaatacccctcagcaaagtaacgg tggtgactgtggcatatttacactcaagaccatcaaattcttacatgctagattaccattgacattcacacaagataacatggagttctttaggaagaagtatgcatatgaggtttacaacaaagaacttagcatatga
- the LOC107417263 gene encoding probable O-methyltransferase 3, translating into MERLRSFTHLNIDLVDEENATELLHAQAHVWNHIFSFINSWSLKCAIQLGIPDTIHSYGKPITLSQLISSLPHLHPKKTTHLYRLMRILVHSGFFSIQKTGKNDEEEGYALTDASKLLLKDNPFSVTPFLMSMLDPILTQPWNQLSTWFQNDKLTPFDTAHGMPFWEYGGHDTNIGNFFNDAMASDARLVTAVVIDKCKDVFEGLESLVDVGGGTGTVAKAIANAFPNTECTVFDLPHVVADLQGANNVKYVGGDMFEAVPPADAILLKWILHDWSDEESVKILKKCKEAITGKGNKGKVIIIDMMMENKKGDEETIETQLFFDMLMMVLVTGKERNEKEWAKLFSDAGFRNYKITPILGLRSLIEVYP; encoded by the exons ATGGAGAGACTAAGGAGTTTTACACACCTCAATATAGATTTAGTTGATGAAGAAAATGCTACTGAGCTTCTTCATGCTCAGGCACATGTTTGGAATCACATTTTCAGCTTCATTAACTCTTGGTCTCTCAAATGTGCTATTCAACTTGGTATCCCTGATACCATCCATTCCTATGGTAAACCTATTACTCTTTCTCAACTTATTTCTTCATTGCCACATCTCCATCCAAAAAAAACCACTCATCTCTATCGCCTTATGCGAATCTTGGTCCATTCCGGCTTCTTTTCGATCCAAAAAACTGGCaaaaatgatgaagaagaaggttATGCTCTGACCGATGCTTCAAAGCTCCTTCTCAAGGACAATCCCTTTAGTGTCACACCCTTTTTGATGTCAATGTTGGATCCTATTTTGACTCAGCCTTGGAACCAACTTAGCACTTGGTTCCAAAATGATAAACTTACGCCGTTCGATACGGCTCATGGAATGCCTTTTTGGGAATATGGCGGCCATGACACAAATATTGGCAACTTCTTCAACGACGCCATGGCCAGCGATGCTCGTCTAGTCACGGCGGTGGTGATCGACAAGTGTAAAGATGTGTTCGAGGGCTTGGAGTCTTtggttgatgttggaggtggaACTGGAACTGTGGCCAAGGCCATTGCTAATGCATTTCCTAATACTGAATGCACTGTGTTTGATCTACCGCATGTTGTTGCCGATTTGCAAGGAGCCAACAATGTGAAGTATGTTGGAGGTGACATGTTTGAAGCCGTTCCTCCTGCAGATGCAATTTTACTCAAG TGGATATTGCATGACTGGAGTGATGAAGAAAGtgtgaaaatattgaagaaatgcaaagaagcaaTTACAGGCAAAGGAAACAAAGGAAAAGTGATAATAATAGACATGATGATGGAGAACAAGAAAGGGGACGAAGAAACAATTGAAACCCAACTCTTCTTTGATATGCTAATGATGGTTTTGGTCacaggaaaagaaagaaatgagaaAGAGTGGGCTAAGCTCTTCTCTGATGCCGGGTTCAGGAATTATAAGATAACTCCCATTTTGGGCTTAAGGTCTCTAATTGAAGTTTATCCTTGA